The DNA segment CGATCGAAATCGAATCACCTGGATATTGTCAGTCATTCGATCAAAGTCCCCGTCCCCATACTTGGGGGCACAAATGCAAAATTGGTGGCCTCGTAGAGCCAAAAGCTCTGAAAAATTCTTAATGGAAACAGCAACCCCATCGGTTTTTGGCAAAAAAGTATCGGAAAAATATAAAACTCGCAACTGTTACCTCTTTACAAATGAGAGAAAAAGATTACTCTCATCCAAAGTTATGATTTACCGACTCTATCGTTCGTTTCTTGCCTTGTCCATCATTTCCTGTGCCCTTTCTGTTTCTCTTAGCCAACTTTTCTTATTGTTATCTTTTGTTTTTTTCCTTTTCCTCGACGGAAAACCCAAACTCTCAAGCCAAATTGTCAAAATTCTTTTTATTTTTTACCTCTGGCAAATTGTAACTGTTTTGTATCATTTCGCTGGTGAAGGTTTTGATGTTACATCCATCAAACATGCATTCCGCGATGAAATGAAAGATATCTTTTTAGTAACTGCTTTTGTATCCGTGCAAGGAATCAAAAAAGAAGATAGGACTTATTTGTATAAATCGTTCTTTATATTTTCAATACTAATTGTTATCTCTGGATTTATTTCTATCTTTTCGATGACTCGTTTGTCTAGGCTTATCTCTGATTTGTACAAAACATCTAGTTCTTGGCCGTACCAACACCATTACGGTAACATTGGAAAACTAAATATTTATCTTCCTATTGGACTCATGAATACCCATTTGACTTTTGGTGGACTGCTCGCATTTATTTTCCCAGGTTTTGTCTTTCGTTTATACGATTCTTGGTATAATAAATCATCAAAAACCAAAATCACAATCGATGCGGTATTACTTCTTCTTGTCTCCATTGTATTTTTATTTAATAATGCAAGATCTTCTTTATTCGGAACACTCGTAAGTGTTCTGTTTGGAATTTATATTCTCATTTTTATCGACAAAGACATTTCCAAAAAAGTGATCAAACGAACCAGTTTCGCCATTTTTGCTTTTTTGATTCTCCTTTTTATCGGATACCTAAGTACAAATGCTGTCAAACGAGTCGTCGATCCGTTGTTTGGCGGAGAAAAACATACGGATTCAGGTAGAACATTTATTTGGGACTCAACGTTTCCACTGATTGAGGCAAATCCTATTTTTGGGATTGGTTCAGGAAATTACCAAAAGGAAATCGAAGTTTCTAGAAAAACGAAAGAAAAAGAAAACCGAGAACTCGCTTTTTTTTATGAAGTGACACAAAGAGGTCATGCACATAACGATTACTTTCATTTAACAGCCATATTTGGATTCCCGCAAACCGTATTTTATTTGTTTTTGTTTGGTAGCATTTTATACATTCATTTAAACCAAAACATACCAAAACAAATTCGATTTATGACCTATGGACTTGTTGGATTTTTCTTTTCTGGTTTATTACAATGTTACTTCCAAGACGATGAAGTTCTGATTGTATTTTATTTTTTACTAGGATATCTAAACTTATACACAGAAGAAAATTTGAATATATTACAATCTAAAGAAAATGAAGAAAGTAGGACCGATACATGACATTAAAAAAATTATCTCCCCAAGGTGAATGGTTTGTTGATGAGTTTGGAAGAAAAGTAATCCTTCGCGGTGTAAACTTAGGTGGCGATACGAAAGTTCCGTACCCAAATGGCGGAACCCAATTTCCAACCGATTTTTCAGATCACAAGGAAGTGAGTTTTATAGGACGGCCTTTTCCTTTAGAAGAAGCCGATACCCATTTTACTAGATTAAAACTTTGGGGATTTAATGCCTTACGATTGTTAACCACATGGGAAGCAGTGGAACACAAAGGCCCAAACCAATATGATGAGGCTTATTTAGATTATTTTACAGAAATCGTTCGGTTGGCAGGTGAATACGGATTTTACGTTTTTATCGATTTTCACCAAGATGTTTGGTCAAGAATGACTGGCGGAGATGGTGCTCCTGGTTGGATTTTTGAAAAGTTAGGAATCGATTACAAAAAACTATCGGAAGCGGATGCTGCAATTGTAATGCAACGCGCGTATGATTATTCCATTCCAGGCATTCGGCAAGAAGATAATTATCCAACGATGTGTTGGTCACAAAACTATCGTTATGCTGGAAATGGAATTTTGTGGACTTTATTTTTTGGAGGAAAGGACTTTGCTCCCAATTTCCTCATCGATGGGAAAAATGTCCAAGATTACTTGCAAGACCACTACCTTGGTTGTATGATTCAAATTGCAGAAAGAGTCAAACAATTTGATTTTGTTTTGGGTTTTGATTCTTTAAATGAACCTGGCAAGGGATTTATCGGTCGTGCCATGAATGATCGTGGACTTATCAATAAAGAAGAAGACCCATCCAAACCTGGACTTGCTTGGTCCCCTATTGATGCATTATTCTCTTCCCATGGCCATTCCATTGACTTACCTTACCTTACTCTTAAAGTTTGGAAAGGTGGTTTTGTTCCTACAAAAACAGTTACGGTTAACCAAAACCAAATTTCGATTTGGTTACCTGAATCACCAGGGGATCCTTTCCAATTAGAAGGTGCTTATACCATCACTAAAGATGGAACTCCTTTCATCGAAAAAAATGATTTTTTCCAAAAGGTGAATGGTAAAGAAATAGATTTTGATAGAGACTATTTGATTCCATTTATGCGATCTGTTGGGAAAACGATCCAAGCCATTAGAAGTGATTGGATGGTCTTCATTGAACGAGAAGCATCAGACGCATTCACTCATCCACACTTAAATGGAGAAGTTCCCAAACTATCAGTGAACGCTGCGCATTGGTATGATATCCTTACACTTTTATTCAAAACGTTTTTGTATCCGATTGCAATTGATACACTTACCAAACGACCAGTATTCGGGAAGTCAGGGATTGAGGCCATGTATATACGCCAACTAACAAGAATTAAAAATACAGCTGATTCAGTTCCAGGTAAAATTCCAAGTCTTGTAGGAGAATTTGGAATCCCATTTGATTTGCAAGGTGGGAAAGCATACAAGGAATGGAAAAAAGGGAATCATTCTCCTAAAATCTGGAAACGCCATGTCATGGCATTGGATGCAATGTACAATGCCATGGACAAACTTTTTTTATCTAACACACTTTGGAACTATACCGCTTCCAATCAAAATGATTTAATGGTTGGTGATGGTTGGAACCAAGAAGATCTAAGCATCTTCTCCCTTGACCAGATCATCCCAGGCTCAGACCCAGATGTTTATGGTGGCGGAGGAAGGGCCATTGAAGGATTTTGTCGACCTTATGCTGCCAGAATCCAGGGGACTCCAACCAAGATGGAATACAATTTAGATGCAAGAGAATTCATTTTGGAATGGGATTCAGATGTTTCCATAAAAAATCCAACTTTGATCAAATTACCAAGATTCGTTTACCCAAATGGCGTACAAATTGTACTTTCTAATGCAGAAAAAATTTCCGAAACTAATGGAGAATTAACAGTCAAAGGAAATGGAGGGAAATCCTCGGTTACTGTTAAGCCATTATGATTGATTTAAACACCATCCTTCAAAAATACCCTTGGGAAGATTCGTGGAAATCAAAAGGGAAACCAATTGATAACCTCTGGGAATTTGGTTTATCCGTCACGCGCGAAGAAATTTGGCCATATCTCATTGATACGTCCTCCTTTAACAAACGGATCGGTCTCCCAAAATTCCAATATCTAGAAAAGGATGGTAAACTCATAGGGAAAACAAAACAAGCTGGTTTTCAACTTGAATGGGAAGAGGTACCTTGGGAATGGGAATACTTAAAAGAACTAGGAAATGCTAGAATTTATTCACGAGGATTTGCCCATTACATCCGAACCAAAATCATAGTCGAACCGTTAGGTGAATCGCGCTCCAAAGTTTACGTTTATTTAGGTGCCATACCCAGAAATTTTTTCACTCGAAAGATTTTGAACATAGCGCTCCCAAGACTTAAGGATTCCTTCCAAAATGGTTTCCATCAAATTGAAAGTGAAATCAAACGTGGAAAACCGAAATTCAATCTGAATTCACCAAAGGAAACAACATTCATTCCTGATGCCCAATGGATTCACCCAGAAAAATTAGATAAACAAATTCCAGTTTTAATCCAAAAAGGAATCTCTAAAGATACAATCACCAAGGTATTTGAATGGATTAAATTATCATCTGATAATGATCTTGATCGAATTCGGATCAAACATGTAAGCCGAATCCTTGACCTCGATCCAGATGAAGTCCTTTATTTATTTTTGCAAGGTTGCCGACTTAGTATTTTTACCTTAAGTTGGGATATTGTTTGTCCCCACTGCAGAGGTGTTAGAACCTCACTCACTAAATTGGGCGATATGCCAGAAAAAGACCAATGTGATGTTTGTGAAATTGATTTTGACACGACGGGAGTCAACTCAATAGAAGTTACCTTTCATATCCATCCAAGTGTACGTATTGTAGAAAAACAAATTTATTGTGCAGCAGAACCTGCAACCAAACAACATATTTTACTGACGAAAAGAATTGGAGCAAAGAAATCATTTTCATCCAATTTACTCATTGGATCCGGTGTATATCGATTAAGAAAAAAAGGTGAAAAAAAATACAGACTAGTCGATTCCAAACAGTCATACCACCAAACAGATATTCTGTGGCTACCAGAAACAAACGAAGAGGAAATCAAAGTAAGCCCGAAACCAAACTTAGTGTTTGAGAATGAATCCGAACATGATGTTACCATTGTCTTAGAAGAAAGAAGTGAAGACCAATTTAGCTTACGACCTACCGAAATATTTGATTACCAAGAATTTCGCGATTTATTTTCAGAGGAAGCAATCGCCACCAATCTACAGTTAGACATCGGTATCAAAACCATTTTGTTTACCGATATCGTTGGTTCTACTAAGTTTTATGAAACCGAAGGTGATCATGGTGCATTTTTGCAGGTTCGAGAACATTTTATCAAAACAAACCAAATCATTCAAAATTTCAGAGGTGTAGTTGTAAAAACGATTGGTGATGCAGTGATGGCAAGTTTTTCATCACCTCTCCAAGCGTTAAAAGCTGCGAAGGAAATGCAAGAATGGTTCCATCCAGAA comes from the Leptospira ellinghausenii genome and includes:
- a CDS encoding O-antigen ligase family protein, whose amino-acid sequence is MIYRLYRSFLALSIISCALSVSLSQLFLLLSFVFFLFLDGKPKLSSQIVKILFIFYLWQIVTVLYHFAGEGFDVTSIKHAFRDEMKDIFLVTAFVSVQGIKKEDRTYLYKSFFIFSILIVISGFISIFSMTRLSRLISDLYKTSSSWPYQHHYGNIGKLNIYLPIGLMNTHLTFGGLLAFIFPGFVFRLYDSWYNKSSKTKITIDAVLLLLVSIVFLFNNARSSLFGTLVSVLFGIYILIFIDKDISKKVIKRTSFAIFAFLILLFIGYLSTNAVKRVVDPLFGGEKHTDSGRTFIWDSTFPLIEANPIFGIGSGNYQKEIEVSRKTKEKENRELAFFYEVTQRGHAHNDYFHLTAIFGFPQTVFYLFLFGSILYIHLNQNIPKQIRFMTYGLVGFFFSGLLQCYFQDDEVLIVFYFLLGYLNLYTEENLNILQSKENEESRTDT
- a CDS encoding glycoside hydrolase family 5 protein; protein product: MTLKKLSPQGEWFVDEFGRKVILRGVNLGGDTKVPYPNGGTQFPTDFSDHKEVSFIGRPFPLEEADTHFTRLKLWGFNALRLLTTWEAVEHKGPNQYDEAYLDYFTEIVRLAGEYGFYVFIDFHQDVWSRMTGGDGAPGWIFEKLGIDYKKLSEADAAIVMQRAYDYSIPGIRQEDNYPTMCWSQNYRYAGNGILWTLFFGGKDFAPNFLIDGKNVQDYLQDHYLGCMIQIAERVKQFDFVLGFDSLNEPGKGFIGRAMNDRGLINKEEDPSKPGLAWSPIDALFSSHGHSIDLPYLTLKVWKGGFVPTKTVTVNQNQISIWLPESPGDPFQLEGAYTITKDGTPFIEKNDFFQKVNGKEIDFDRDYLIPFMRSVGKTIQAIRSDWMVFIEREASDAFTHPHLNGEVPKLSVNAAHWYDILTLLFKTFLYPIAIDTLTKRPVFGKSGIEAMYIRQLTRIKNTADSVPGKIPSLVGEFGIPFDLQGGKAYKEWKKGNHSPKIWKRHVMALDAMYNAMDKLFLSNTLWNYTASNQNDLMVGDGWNQEDLSIFSLDQIIPGSDPDVYGGGGRAIEGFCRPYAARIQGTPTKMEYNLDAREFILEWDSDVSIKNPTLIKLPRFVYPNGVQIVLSNAEKISETNGELTVKGNGGKSSVTVKPL
- a CDS encoding adenylate/guanylate cyclase domain-containing protein produces the protein MIDLNTILQKYPWEDSWKSKGKPIDNLWEFGLSVTREEIWPYLIDTSSFNKRIGLPKFQYLEKDGKLIGKTKQAGFQLEWEEVPWEWEYLKELGNARIYSRGFAHYIRTKIIVEPLGESRSKVYVYLGAIPRNFFTRKILNIALPRLKDSFQNGFHQIESEIKRGKPKFNLNSPKETTFIPDAQWIHPEKLDKQIPVLIQKGISKDTITKVFEWIKLSSDNDLDRIRIKHVSRILDLDPDEVLYLFLQGCRLSIFTLSWDIVCPHCRGVRTSLTKLGDMPEKDQCDVCEIDFDTTGVNSIEVTFHIHPSVRIVEKQIYCAAEPATKQHILLTKRIGAKKSFSSNLLIGSGVYRLRKKGEKKYRLVDSKQSYHQTDILWLPETNEEEIKVSPKPNLVFENESEHDVTIVLEERSEDQFSLRPTEIFDYQEFRDLFSEEAIATNLQLDIGIKTILFTDIVGSTKFYETEGDHGAFLQVREHFIKTNQIIQNFRGVVVKTIGDAVMASFSSPLQALKAAKEMQEWFHPENKHTPVRIRISIHTGNCLAVNLNSNIDYFGNTVNYTAKLQSVANSGEISFSETIFRDKDIRDYLRQGEIKLKKVEFPLPWANRTDFVYVWKV